Part of the Spirochaetota bacterium genome is shown below.
TATTTTACAAGTTTCTGATTTGTTCAAACCTGAGATTAAATCTCAAAAAGTGCGGATTGATGAAACTAGTAAAGGCTATAAAATTACTCTTGCTAGTGATTTCTTTTTTCAACCATCTTCTGCTACTATTGATTATGTAGAAGGAGTCTCATTATTAAGAAAACTTGCAGGCGCTTTACAACAAGGATCTACCAATAGTAGATTGGAAGTAATAGGCCACACAGATGCTGGAGCAATTCCTCCTATATCAAAATTAGCCGTTCGATATCCATCAAACTGGGAATTATCTGCAGGAAGAGCAGCAACAATAGTTCGTTATTTCATAGATTTTGGTTTAGCTCCTGAAAGATTTTTTGTAGAAGGTCGAGCTGAATACGAACCTCTTGAATCTAATAATACACCTGAAGGTAGAGCTTATAATAGACGCGTAGAAATTTATGTAACTGTTGACAGAGATAGATAAATTTTAGTACAATATAAGTAAATAGAGTGCTTAAAAAGGATGAGTTCATTATGAATGAAATTAAAGATTTAATTATTGTTGGTGCTGGACCAGCAGGTATGACAGCAGCTCTTTATATAGCTCGTACTGGGAAATCTGTATTACTTTTTGAAAAACTAGCAGCAGGTGGACAAGCTGCGTTAACGCATAGTATCGACAATTATCCTGGATTTGA
Proteins encoded:
- a CDS encoding OmpA family protein; amino-acid sequence: MAEGEKKCPKCTIGAPAWMATYGDMVTLLLTFFIALMGTQVPEGQQVQLILSAFDGSLGNLDGGNTLSQGVLADMGASVESLPSSTQGKGLARHILQVSDLFKPEIKSQKVRIDETSKGYKITLASDFFFQPSSATIDYVEGVSLLRKLAGALQQGSTNSRLEVIGHTDAGAIPPISKLAVRYPSNWELSAGRAATIVRYFIDFGLAPERFFVEGRAEYEPLESNNTPEGRAYNRRVEIYVTVDRDR